One stretch of Argiope bruennichi chromosome 3, qqArgBrue1.1, whole genome shotgun sequence DNA includes these proteins:
- the LOC129963277 gene encoding uncharacterized protein LOC129963277: MPASLLLTSSPTLRGVTRNESTRSDSSAASNTSQSSATGNKKVSFNKAVRVKKYPRPKKSDAGLYDESHDVNGSATAVNGSDEIPGSPGKRFWFKVYKNKHRQSPDLNEFRPKNNVIYYGNDVGGDTNGYYPDDVISYHPNPSVLNYPVFTAECGTQTPNRKSDTSSRTALLGNEFTPLHPSQMPSDPPEVRRNYVKKIVNRFNEEAVLQKQRSVEDQPGSPQMSPPGSPRQHSTPKHHIPVPPPPPPPVTPYSSYPPVNLPPQPEGLFTTPRSKKNHIVNGVKVMFGMDDNKSENHDSNHTFRKDSPDSRSRDKSDDDIKSKTGTNSYKTEIVISDGSETEVKTPYSRHDTFLFGDEPSHALVKRNGGMDISRGRDDRGYGNGYYYEEDGDEPGRRGKYHIEAWDTGNELLFDTTDVNTATARTDKGQFMSTVGEKHQLWRNNKRIVVYEEQSPTIIRRKAKSQSDLLNADDKPSPEEKLDKGVSTDELFISKSDKRDTLSKKQKDSWLRHFRSTTKDKGIQCNKVPTDEPQELYGFGKYRIIRPRNGTVSAFSNVPKIEKVKLKDQTVSSQVDGHNSKNSVIYSQVDKTKKKKNGEKEKKKHLFSEDGKIGSLFKSRSEPLYIGPPPKNQQHADEEIDEESYYEDKGERVIKTSKKSFGFRLGTEERNRRSPYYEEDWYNVDGDVEAVERQKRRGKSHRDIAEVRQELVEEEISDASSLSNGDQKRNGGGAGSVMREVDYKKREISYENVPRSDGESGSQNHVGGGLWYRDADEDYRKEMAQSEVSYPAGNSVGSDRFYTVDRREKSSKKLPPPSPRAYTLDRRHMKTKEKSKQVPNTSGVKILVNGKEIKDKTSTKKSKKREDPSSVQSDPLCVRGGLAAAYQARQRAAVRRSNSSVSGLSNSKYHSGSSPNIRRIVASSDISAASSESESSRVRRPLVMYIPGVSHPEKSSENEDRVSSSIARSQSMMAPTRPPRMVKRINQRGHKGSKMDLYRNGDIYEEDEIMPLASDTNRKKPPKVPADSKKQSDIKRRHSMPKDTKFSWLSKWRLRGKPSREP; this comes from the coding sequence ATGCCAGCCAGTCTTCTCCTGACTTCGTCGCCGACTTTGCGTGGGGTGACCCGCAACGAGTCTACTCGCTCAGACTCCTCTGCGGCTTCTAATACCTCTCAGAGCTCAGCCACGGGTAACAAGAAGGTGAGCTTTAACAAGGCGGTGCGTGTCAAGAAGTATCCGCGTCCCAAGAAAAGTGACGCGGGACTTTATGATGAGTCCCATGATGTGAATGGATCCGCTACTGCTGTGAATGGATCTGACGAAATACCTGGCAGTCCAGGGAAGAGATTTTGGTTCAAGGTGTACAAGAACAAGCATCGACAGTCACCTGATCTGAATGAGTTCCGACCCAAGAACAATGTGATTTATTACGGCAACGACGTAGGAGGTGACACCAATGGTTATTACCCCGATGACGTTATCAGTTACCACCCAAATCCCTCTGTTTTGAACTATCCGGTTTTCACTGCAGAGTGTGGAACTCAGACACCGAATCGCAAATCGGATACTTCGAGTCGTACGGCCCTCTTGGGAAACGAGTTCACGCCTCTGCATCCCAGTCAGATGCCATCAGACCCACCAGAGGTGAGGAGAAATTATGTAAAGAAGATAGTGAATCGATTCAACGAGGAAGCCGTTCTTCAAAAACAGCGATCTGTTGAGGACCAACCAGGAAGTCCACAAATGTCACCTCCGGGATCCCCCAGGCAGCATTCCACCCCCAAACACCACATACCAGTACCTCCACCTCCGCCCCCACCAGTGACTCCATACTCCTCGTATCCTCCAGTGAATTTACCTCCACAACCTGAGGGACTTTTTACCACCCCCAGATCGAAAAAGAACCACATCGTAAATGGCGTGAAAGTGATGTTTGGTATGGACGATAATAAAAGTGAGAACCATGATAGCAACCATACATTTCGCAAAGATTCTCCTGATTCTAGAAGCAGAGATAAATCAGATGATGATATCAAATCCAAAACAGGTACGAATTCTTATAAAACCGAGATTGTCATATCCGATGGTTCGGAAACAGAAGTGAAGACTCCATACTCCCGTCATGACACGTTTCTTTTTGGGGACGAACCATCTCATGCGTTAGTAAAACGCAATGGTGGCATGGATATTAGCCGTGGACGAGATGATAGAGGATATGGCAATGGATATTATTACGAAGAAGATGGAGATGAACCGGGTAGAAGAGGAAAATACCATATTGAGGCTTGGGATACTGGTAATGAGTTGCTCTTTGATACAACGGATGTTAACACCGCTACCGCTCGAACAGATAAAGGCCAGTTTATGTCAACAGTTGGAGAAAAACATCAGCTTTGGAGAAATAATAAACGCATTGTTGTTTATGAGGAGCAATCTCCAACAATAATTAGAAGGAAAGCAAAATCTCAAAGTGACCTCCTAAATGCAGATGACAAACCCTCTCCAGAAGAAAAATTAGATAAAGGAGTATCTACCGATGAATTGTTTATTAGCAAATCTGACAAAAGGGATACTTTGTCTAAGAAACAAAAGGATTCATGGCTGAGACATTTTCGATCAACTACAAAAGACAAAGGTATACAGTGTAACAAAGTACCAACGGATGAACCTCAAGAGCTTTATGGATTCGGAAAGTACAGGATCATTCGCCCCAGAAATGGTACTGTCTCTGCATTTAGCAATGtgccaaaaattgaaaaagtgaaGCTAAAGGATCAGACCGTATCAAGCCAAGTAGACGGTCACAATAGTAAAAACAGTGTTATATATAGTCAGGTggataaaacaaaaaagaagaagaatggagaaaaagaaaagaagaaacatCTGTTTTCAGAAGATGGGAAAATAGGCTCTCTATTTAAATCACGATCCGAACCGTTATATATAGGCCCTCCGCCAAAAAATCAACAGCATGCTGATGAGGAGATAGATGAAGAGAGCTATTACGAGGATAAAGGAGAAAGAGTCATAAAAACTTCTAAGAAAAGTTTCGGTTTTCGACTTGGCACTGAAGAAAGAAACAGGAGATCTCCCTATTACGAAGAAGACTGGTACAATGTGGATGGAGATGTCGAGGCAGTCGAACGTCAGAAGCGGAGAGGTAAAAGTCACAGAGACATTGCAGAAGTACGCCAAGAACTTGTTGAAGAAGAAATTTCGGATGCCAGTAGTCTTAGCAATGGTGATCAAAAGCGGAATGGCGGAGGTGCTGGGTCGGTAATGAGAGAAGTGGATTATAAAAAGCGAGAAATATCTTACGAAAATGTTCCTAGATCGGATGGAGAAAGCGGCAGTCAGAATCATGTTGGAGGCGGTTTATGGTATCGGGATGCTGATGAAGATTATCGAAAAGAAATGGCCCAGAGTGAAGTTTCTTACCCAGCTGGTAATTCAGTAGGTAGTGACAGATTCTATACAGTCGACCGTAGAGAAAAATCATCCAAGAAATTACCACCCCCTAGTCCCCGCGCTTATACATTGGATCGTCGTCACATGAAGACTAAAGAAAAGTCAAAACAAGTACCCAACACAAGTGGAGTAAAAATCTTAGTcaatggaaaagaaataaaagacaaaacttCAACTAAAAAATCGAAGAAAAGAGAAGATCCATCTTCGGTTCAAAGTGATCCCCTCTGTGTCCGAGGAGGACTGGCTGCTGCTTACCAAGCTCGACAGAGAGCTGCCGTAAGAAGAAGCAACAGTTCTGTTTCTGGACTGAGCAACAGCAAATACCATTCAGGCAGTAGTCCAAACATCCGTCGTATAGTGGCTTCATCGGACATATCTGCTGCAAGCTCTGAAAGTGAATCCTCAAGGGTCAGACGCCCTCTGGTCATGTACATTCCTGGTGTCAGTCATCCAGAGAAGTCATCAGAGAATGAAGACAGGGTCAGTAGTTCCATCGCCAGGAGCCAGTCCATGATGGCCCCAACTCGTCCTCCTCGAATGGTGAAGAGGATCAATCAGAGGGGCCATAAAGGATCGAAGATGGATTTGTACCGCAATGGAGATATTTACGAAGAAGACGAGATAATGCCTCTGGCTTCTGATACAAACAGGAAAAAACCACCTAAAGTCCCAGCAGACTCTAAAAAACAAAGTGACATCAAAAGAAGGCATTCAATGCCGAAGGACACTAAATTTTCGTGGCTTTCGAAATGGAGGTTAAGAGGAAAACCATCACGAGAGCCATAA